Proteins co-encoded in one Mycobacterium mantenii genomic window:
- a CDS encoding GAF and ANTAR domain-containing protein: MDASDPESRYKLAVRMAELVRGMAAPRRLEQVLADVTAAAVEVIPGADIAGVLLVKKGGEFESLADTDDLASQLDKLQHDFGEGPCAEAALQQTIVRSDDLRNEPRWPKYAPAAVQLGVLSSMSFKLYTADRTAGALNLFGHEANAWDTEAETIGSVFAAHAAAAILAGSHAEQLYSAVSTRDRIGQAKGIIMERFGVDDVRAFDLLRMLSQENQTKLVDIAQRIIDTRGECE; the protein is encoded by the coding sequence ATGGACGCTTCAGACCCAGAATCCCGATACAAGCTCGCCGTACGGATGGCAGAGCTGGTCCGCGGGATGGCCGCCCCGCGCCGCCTCGAGCAGGTGCTGGCCGACGTGACCGCGGCGGCGGTCGAGGTGATACCGGGGGCCGACATCGCCGGGGTGCTGCTCGTGAAAAAGGGCGGCGAATTCGAATCCCTCGCCGACACCGACGACCTGGCGTCGCAGCTCGACAAGCTGCAGCACGATTTCGGTGAGGGGCCCTGCGCCGAGGCGGCTCTGCAGCAAACGATCGTGCGCAGCGATGACCTGCGCAACGAACCGCGCTGGCCGAAATACGCGCCCGCGGCCGTGCAGCTCGGGGTGCTCAGCAGCATGTCCTTCAAGCTGTACACCGCGGACCGCACCGCCGGCGCGCTGAACCTGTTCGGTCACGAAGCCAACGCGTGGGACACCGAAGCCGAGACCATCGGCTCGGTGTTCGCCGCGCATGCCGCCGCGGCGATCCTGGCCGGAAGCCATGCGGAACAACTGTATTCGGCGGTATCGACTCGCGACCGCATCGGTCAGGCCAAAGGCATCATCATGGAACGCTTCGGCGTGGACGACGTGCGGGCCTTCGACTTGCTGCGGATGCTCTCGCAGGAGAACCAGACGAAACTGGTGGACATCGCCCAGCGGATCATCGACACCCGCGGCGAGTGTGAATAG
- a CDS encoding acyl-CoA dehydrogenase family protein: MWDFETDPEYQAKLDWVEKFMVEELEPLDLVALDPYDKKSAEMMAILRPLQQQVKDQGLWAAHLRPELGGQGFGQVKLALLNEILGRSRWAPSVFGCQAPDSGNAEILALFGTDEQKARYLQPLLDGEITSCYSMTEPQGGSDPGMFVTSATRDGDDWVINGEKWFSSNARHASFFIVMAVTKPDARTYDKMSLFIVPGETPGIEILRNVGVGGESKHGSHGYVRYNDVRVPADHVLGGEGAAFMIAQTRLGGGRIHHAMRTIALARKAFDMMCERAVSRKTRHGHLSDFQMTQEKIADSWIQIEQFRLLVLRTAWLIDKHHDYQKVRRDIAAVKVAMPQVLHDVAQRAMHLHGALGVSDEMPFVKMLVAAESLGIADGATELHKMTVARRTLREYEPVTTPFPSAHIPTRRAEAEARLAERLEHAVAEF, from the coding sequence GTGTGGGACTTCGAAACAGACCCCGAATACCAGGCAAAGCTGGACTGGGTCGAAAAGTTCATGGTCGAAGAGCTGGAACCGCTCGACCTGGTCGCGCTCGACCCTTACGATAAGAAGAGCGCCGAGATGATGGCGATCCTGCGTCCGTTGCAGCAGCAAGTGAAGGATCAGGGACTGTGGGCCGCCCACCTGCGCCCCGAGCTCGGCGGTCAGGGCTTCGGTCAGGTCAAGCTCGCACTTCTCAACGAGATCCTCGGGCGGTCCCGTTGGGCGCCTTCGGTGTTCGGCTGTCAGGCACCGGATTCCGGTAACGCCGAGATCCTCGCCCTGTTCGGCACCGACGAACAGAAGGCCCGCTACCTACAGCCGCTGCTGGACGGCGAAATCACCTCGTGCTATTCGATGACCGAACCGCAAGGTGGTTCTGACCCAGGGATGTTCGTGACGAGCGCAACCCGCGACGGCGACGACTGGGTCATCAACGGGGAGAAGTGGTTCTCCAGCAACGCCAGGCACGCGTCGTTCTTCATCGTCATGGCGGTGACCAAGCCCGATGCACGCACGTACGACAAGATGTCGCTGTTCATCGTCCCGGGCGAGACGCCGGGGATCGAGATCCTCCGCAACGTCGGGGTGGGAGGCGAGTCGAAGCACGGTTCGCACGGGTACGTCCGTTACAACGACGTCCGGGTGCCGGCTGATCACGTGCTGGGTGGTGAAGGTGCGGCGTTCATGATCGCGCAGACCCGCCTCGGCGGCGGCCGCATCCACCACGCGATGCGCACGATCGCCTTGGCACGCAAGGCTTTCGACATGATGTGCGAACGCGCCGTGTCACGCAAGACCAGGCACGGCCACCTCTCCGACTTCCAGATGACGCAGGAGAAGATCGCCGACAGCTGGATCCAGATCGAGCAGTTCAGGCTCCTGGTGCTGCGGACCGCGTGGTTAATCGACAAGCACCACGACTACCAGAAGGTGCGCCGCGACATCGCGGCCGTGAAAGTCGCGATGCCCCAGGTGCTGCACGACGTCGCGCAGCGGGCCATGCACCTGCACGGCGCGCTCGGCGTCTCCGATGAGATGCCGTTCGTCAAGATGCTGGTGGCCGCCGAGTCGCTGGGCATCGCGGACGGGGCCACCGAGCTGCACAAGATGACCGTCGCCCGCCGGACCCTGCGCGAATACGAGCCGGTGACAACGCCTTTCCCCTCAGCCCATATCCCGACCCGGCGCGCCGAAGCAGAGGCACGACTGGCCGAGCGGCTGGAACACGCGGTCGCCGAGTTCTAG
- a CDS encoding MaoC family dehydratase: protein MRTFESVTELAAAAGETLGHSDWVTVTQEDVNLFADATGDHQWIHVDPERAASGPFGTTIAHGFMTLALLPRLQHQIYTVNGIKLAINYGLNKVRFPAPVPVGSRVRAQSSLVSVDDVGNGAVQATISTTVEIDGSAKPACVAESVVRFVA from the coding sequence ATGCGCACCTTCGAATCAGTCACCGAACTCGCCGCGGCCGCGGGCGAGACCCTCGGGCACAGCGATTGGGTCACCGTCACCCAGGAAGACGTCAACCTATTCGCCGATGCGACCGGCGATCACCAGTGGATCCACGTCGACCCGGAGCGGGCCGCGTCGGGTCCGTTCGGCACGACCATCGCCCACGGTTTCATGACCTTGGCGCTGCTGCCGCGGCTGCAGCACCAGATCTACACCGTTAACGGGATCAAGCTCGCAATCAACTACGGCCTCAACAAGGTTCGTTTCCCCGCCCCGGTCCCGGTCGGCTCTCGGGTGCGCGCGCAGAGTTCGTTGGTCAGCGTCGACGACGTGGGTAACGGCGCCGTGCAGGCGACCATCTCGACCACCGTCGAGATCGACGGCTCGGCCAAACCGGCGTGTGTGGCCGAAAGCGTGGTTCGTTTCGTCGCCTGA
- a CDS encoding GAP family protein — translation MLSGLVLAKLTAPAMVVALSPVPMVVSLVLLVHHERPYVSSVAYVAGRLVSLGALTTASMHVPRLFDVLLSPGPSWADRAVMVVGAGVVALGVRLWWRGARTADRSLRDSKAGGVTPLVATSMGLFPMPANPKVPAAGAAVGTQIASARFTGASAVIAVAYYALLANSTVAAPILAYLVVGPGIEQRLERLRGWIQDRHRAITALTLVIVGIAVVLYGLS, via the coding sequence ATGCTTTCAGGGCTGGTGTTGGCGAAGTTGACCGCACCTGCGATGGTGGTCGCGCTGTCGCCCGTGCCCATGGTGGTGTCGTTGGTGCTGCTCGTTCACCATGAGCGGCCGTATGTGTCCAGCGTCGCTTACGTCGCCGGCAGGCTGGTTTCACTTGGTGCGCTCACGACCGCGTCTATGCACGTTCCGCGTTTGTTTGACGTGCTGCTCAGCCCGGGTCCCTCGTGGGCCGATCGGGCGGTCATGGTTGTGGGTGCGGGCGTCGTAGCTCTGGGGGTTCGGCTGTGGTGGCGCGGCGCCCGAACGGCTGACCGCTCGCTGCGGGATTCCAAGGCCGGCGGGGTAACTCCGTTGGTGGCGACCAGCATGGGACTGTTTCCGATGCCGGCCAATCCGAAGGTGCCGGCTGCCGGCGCGGCGGTGGGGACGCAGATCGCCTCCGCCCGCTTCACCGGCGCGAGTGCGGTGATCGCCGTCGCTTACTACGCCCTCCTGGCGAATTCGACTGTGGCAGCACCCATCCTGGCCTACTTGGTTGTGGGGCCAGGCATCGAGCAACGACTCGAGCGGCTGAGAGGGTGGATCCAAGATCGGCATCGGGCGATAACGGCCCTGACACTCGTGATCGTGGGTATCGCGGTGGTGCTGTACGGCCTGTCATAA